One Meriones unguiculatus strain TT.TT164.6M chromosome 5, Bangor_MerUng_6.1, whole genome shotgun sequence DNA segment encodes these proteins:
- the Tspan9 gene encoding tetraspanin-9 isoform X2, which translates to MARGCLCCLKYMMFLFNLIFWLCGCGLLGVGIWLSVSQGNFATFSPSFPSLSAANLVIAIGTIVMVTGFLGCLGAIKENKCLLLSFFIVLLMILLAELILLILFFVYMDKVNENAKQDLKEGLLLYNTENNVGLKNAWNIIQAEMRCCGVTDYTDWYPVLGENTVPDRCCMENSQGCGRNSTTPLWRTGCYEKVKLWFDDNKHVLGTVGMCILIMQILGMAFSMTLFQHIHRTGKKYDA; encoded by the exons ctctgcgGCTGCGGACTGCTTGGAGTGGGCATCTGGCTCTCTGTGTCCCAAGGCAACTTTGCCACCTTCTCCCCCAGTTTCCCCTCGCTGTCTGCAGCCAACCTTGTCATCGCCATAGGCACCATCGTCATGGTGACGGGCTTCCTGGGATGCCTGGGGGCCATCAAGGAAAACAAGTGTCTGCTTCTCAGT TTCTTCATTGTGTTGTTGATGATCCTTCTGGCCGAGCTGATTCTGCTCATCCTCTTCTTTGTCTACATGGACAAG GTGAACGAGAATGCCAAGCAGGACCTGAAAGAAGGGCTGCTGCTGTACAACACTGAGAACAACGTGGGGCTCAAGAACGCCTGGAATATCATCCAGGCCGAG ATGCGGTGTTGTGGAGTCACTGACTACACAGACTGGTATCCAGTGCTGGGGGAGAACACAGTGCCCGACCGCTGCTGCATGGAGAACTCCCAGGGCTGTGGGCGCAACAGCACCACCCCCTTGTGGAGAACG GGCTGCTATGAGAAGGTGAAGCTGTGGTTTGATGACAACAAGCATGTGTTGGGCACAGTGGGGATGTGCATCCTCATCATGCAG ATCCTGGGAATGGCCTTTTCCATGACACTGTTCCAGCATATTCACCGGACGGGTAAAAAGTATGATGCCTGA